In the genome of Nitrospira japonica, one region contains:
- a CDS encoding deoxyhypusine synthase family protein: protein MKATSVSQFIHVHYRHFNAASLRDASKGYMSHLDRGGQMLVTLAGAMSTAELGLSLSEMIRRDKVHAICCTGANLEEDVFNLVAHNHYERIPHYRELSAHDEQSLLKRHLNRVTDTCIPEEEAMRRVERAVFEEWALAERRGERRFPHEFLYRLLRQETLKAHYQIDPQDSWLYAAAEKDLPMFVPGWEDSTLGNIYAAHCMTKKLRNVHTVRTGVEYMMELAEWYGRVTATQSIGFFQVGGGIAGDFPICVVPMLSQDLRKENVALWGYFCQISDSTTSYGSYSGAVPNEKITWGKLGAETPKFIIESDATIVAPLMFAYVLEW, encoded by the coding sequence ATGAAAGCAACGTCCGTCTCACAATTCATTCATGTTCATTACCGGCATTTCAACGCCGCGTCCTTGAGGGATGCGTCAAAAGGATATATGTCGCATCTGGACCGAGGTGGACAAATGCTGGTGACCCTCGCCGGTGCGATGAGTACGGCTGAACTGGGATTGTCCCTTTCAGAAATGATTCGCAGAGACAAGGTTCATGCCATCTGTTGCACCGGAGCCAATCTTGAGGAGGATGTGTTCAATCTCGTGGCCCACAATCACTATGAACGTATCCCTCATTATCGGGAATTGAGTGCGCACGATGAGCAATCCTTGCTGAAGCGACACTTGAACCGGGTGACAGACACGTGCATACCGGAAGAGGAGGCGATGCGCCGCGTCGAACGCGCGGTGTTCGAAGAATGGGCATTGGCCGAACGAAGAGGCGAGCGGCGGTTCCCTCACGAGTTTCTGTACCGGCTGTTGCGGCAGGAGACATTGAAGGCACACTATCAAATCGATCCTCAAGACAGTTGGCTCTATGCGGCGGCCGAAAAGGACCTTCCGATGTTTGTGCCCGGCTGGGAAGACTCGACGCTGGGGAATATTTACGCGGCCCATTGCATGACGAAAAAACTCCGCAATGTGCACACGGTACGAACGGGTGTCGAATACATGATGGAATTGGCGGAATGGTACGGGCGCGTCACGGCGACTCAATCCATAGGATTCTTCCAGGTCGGTGGCGGGATTGCCGGTGACTTTCCGATTTGTGTCGTCCCTATGTTGAGCCAGGACTTACGAAAGGAGAACGTCGCGCTCTGGGGGTACTTCTGTCAGATCAGCGATTCGACCACCAGTTACGGATCATATTCTGGAGCCGTCCCCAACGAAAAAATCACGTGGGGGAAATTAGGCGCTGAAACCCCGAAATTCATCATCGAGTCGGACGCGACCATTGTCGCTCCGTTGATGTTTGCCTATGTCCTCGAATGGTAA
- the rfaD gene encoding ADP-glyceromanno-heptose 6-epimerase, which translates to MSSNGKTDLCLDGSRVLVTGWAGFIGSALIWGLNLRGCDDIVVVDRLRRSDKWRHLAPLRFRDYLEADELLPRLQAGTLGQFDLVVHLGACSSTSESDVAYLIHNNFEFTKTLCHWTLNAKGRFVYASSAATYGDGQQGMSDMDRDLDKLRPLNAYGFSKQLFDRYAWRNGLLDRIVGLKYFNVFGPNEDHKGDMRSVVNKATQQAQATGRVELFKSYRPEYRDGQQKRDFLYVKDAVDMTLHLAEKSQTAGLFNIGSGVAHSWLELTAAVFKALERKPAIDFIDMPTDLRPKYQYFTQAAIEKLRATGYTRPITPLHDAVQDYVVNYLMPGALLDSGVGLTLSKPQKSDSPVGSFQHP; encoded by the coding sequence ATGTCCTCGAATGGTAAGACCGATTTGTGCTTGGACGGCAGCCGAGTGCTCGTGACCGGCTGGGCAGGCTTCATCGGAAGCGCGCTAATCTGGGGATTGAATCTGCGGGGCTGCGACGACATCGTCGTCGTCGATCGTCTCCGTCGGAGCGACAAGTGGCGCCACCTGGCTCCGTTGCGATTTCGCGACTATCTGGAGGCCGACGAGCTATTGCCCAGGCTGCAAGCCGGCACACTGGGACAATTCGACCTTGTCGTGCACCTCGGTGCCTGTTCGTCGACCAGTGAGAGTGATGTGGCCTATCTCATCCACAACAATTTTGAGTTCACCAAAACGCTGTGCCATTGGACGTTGAACGCCAAGGGAAGATTTGTCTATGCGTCTTCCGCCGCTACATATGGCGACGGACAACAGGGAATGAGCGATATGGATCGTGACCTCGACAAACTTCGCCCGCTGAATGCCTATGGCTTCTCCAAACAGCTGTTCGATCGATACGCCTGGAGAAACGGGCTTCTTGATCGAATAGTGGGACTCAAATACTTCAACGTCTTCGGCCCCAACGAGGACCATAAGGGAGATATGCGCAGCGTTGTCAATAAGGCCACGCAGCAAGCGCAGGCGACGGGTCGAGTTGAATTATTCAAGAGTTATCGCCCGGAATATCGCGACGGTCAGCAAAAGCGAGACTTTTTATATGTGAAGGATGCAGTGGATATGACGTTGCACCTTGCCGAAAAATCCCAAACGGCCGGCCTGTTTAATATCGGTTCGGGAGTCGCCCATTCGTGGCTCGAATTGACCGCAGCCGTCTTTAAGGCATTGGAGAGGAAGCCTGCCATCGACTTTATCGACATGCCCACCGACTTGCGGCCGAAGTATCAATATTTTACCCAGGCCGCTATCGAAAAGCTGCGCGCGACGGGGTATACCCGTCCCATCACACCGCTTCATGATGCCGTACAGGATTATGTCGTCAACTATTTGATGCCAGGGGCTCTCTTGGACTCTGGTGTCGGGCTAACGCTCTCGAAGCCACAGAAGAGTGACAGTCCGGTCGGTTCTTTCCAGCATCCATGA
- a CDS encoding DUF3842 family protein — MRVCVIDGHGGGLGSRLVRELRADLSPGHELIGLGMTQAAAAAMGEAGAARICIGPEAITETVRTADVILAPLNVLFPDRDQREVTATMVQTILEARCRKILLPLNRFRVEVAGTESHKLEHLITTSLSRVRTLLSAVPES, encoded by the coding sequence ATGCGCGTCTGCGTAATCGACGGTCATGGGGGCGGATTGGGGAGTCGTCTGGTACGGGAACTCCGTGCCGATCTGAGTCCCGGCCACGAATTGATCGGTTTGGGCATGACCCAAGCCGCGGCGGCGGCGATGGGGGAAGCCGGTGCCGCCCGCATCTGCATAGGTCCCGAGGCCATTACCGAAACGGTTCGAACCGCCGATGTGATTCTCGCTCCGCTCAATGTGTTGTTTCCGGATCGAGATCAACGGGAAGTCACCGCGACCATGGTGCAGACGATCCTCGAGGCCCGGTGCAGGAAGATCCTGCTGCCTCTCAATCGGTTTCGCGTCGAAGTGGCCGGAACGGAATCGCACAAGCTTGAGCACTTGATTACCACCTCGCTCTCGCGTGTGCGTACATTGTTGAGCGCCGTTCCCGAGTCCTGA
- a CDS encoding Do family serine endopeptidase yields MVQSAIGWFCAAVCVLMPALSMNEARAGSRLVAVSGASDLQQQIKDTAAKVIPAVVSIASTVMVKDQAFTDETLPFGLFKDPPARRQYGQGSGVIVSPDGYIVTNHHVVADAVDVEVVLADRRQYKGKVVATDPRTDVAVVKIQATNLPTVPWGDSGRLAVGDFVLAIGNPLGLSRTATFGIVSAVGRADVGVADFEDFIQTDAPINPGNSGGALVNIRGELIGINTAIASPTGGSVGVGFAIPSNMARAAMQSLIKTGRVVRGFLGASTQDVSPTLGKIFHLPDVKGAIVTDLQPKGSAEKAGLKRGDVIERFDGHDVMDSGHLRNLVAAVPIGSKHRLDVIRDGKAVQMELVVQEAPKDRPKRSQSAVAEAAVSQHPLSGVVFDDVTPPLARQMDLPVNSGVVVTDMEEGSLAESSGLQPGDVILELNRQPIPNFATFQRLADPMKPTDLALLLVNRQGTVLYIPVRSE; encoded by the coding sequence GTGGTCCAATCGGCTATCGGATGGTTCTGTGCGGCGGTCTGTGTTCTCATGCCGGCACTGTCGATGAACGAAGCGAGAGCCGGTAGTCGCCTGGTTGCGGTCAGCGGCGCGTCCGACCTTCAACAGCAAATCAAGGACACGGCGGCGAAAGTGATCCCCGCCGTCGTCAGCATCGCCTCCACCGTCATGGTGAAGGATCAAGCGTTCACGGATGAAACCCTGCCGTTCGGCCTGTTCAAAGACCCCCCGGCGCGTCGGCAATACGGACAAGGCTCCGGGGTCATCGTTTCCCCGGACGGGTACATCGTGACGAATCACCACGTCGTGGCCGATGCCGTGGACGTGGAGGTGGTGCTGGCCGACCGCCGCCAGTACAAGGGCAAAGTCGTCGCCACGGATCCGAGGACCGATGTGGCGGTGGTGAAGATTCAGGCGACGAATCTTCCGACGGTTCCCTGGGGCGATTCGGGTCGTCTGGCGGTCGGAGATTTTGTCTTGGCCATCGGCAACCCTCTTGGGTTGAGCCGCACGGCGACCTTCGGCATCGTCAGCGCGGTGGGACGGGCCGATGTGGGCGTGGCCGATTTCGAGGATTTCATCCAAACGGATGCGCCGATCAATCCGGGAAACTCCGGCGGCGCGCTGGTGAACATCCGTGGAGAATTGATCGGCATCAACACGGCCATCGCCAGTCCCACCGGGGGCAGCGTGGGAGTGGGATTTGCCATACCCAGCAACATGGCCAGGGCGGCGATGCAGAGCCTGATCAAGACCGGGCGTGTCGTCCGAGGATTTCTCGGCGCGTCGACCCAGGACGTTTCGCCGACTTTGGGGAAGATTTTCCACTTGCCTGACGTGAAGGGCGCCATCGTCACGGACCTGCAGCCGAAGGGATCGGCGGAGAAAGCCGGCTTGAAGCGCGGGGACGTGATCGAGCGGTTCGACGGACACGACGTGATGGACAGTGGCCATCTGCGCAATCTTGTGGCCGCCGTCCCCATCGGCAGCAAACATCGGCTCGACGTGATTCGCGACGGTAAGGCGGTACAGATGGAGTTGGTCGTCCAGGAGGCGCCGAAGGACCGCCCGAAGCGGAGTCAGTCCGCCGTGGCCGAGGCGGCCGTTTCGCAACATCCCCTGTCAGGCGTGGTCTTCGACGACGTGACGCCCCCGCTTGCCCGGCAGATGGATTTGCCCGTCAACAGCGGAGTGGTCGTCACCGACATGGAAGAAGGCAGTCTGGCAGAGTCTTCCGGCCTGCAGCCCGGTGACGTGATCCTTGAACTCAACCGGCAGCCGATTCCCAACTTCGCCACGTTCCAGCGATTGGCGGATCCCATGAAGCCCACCGACCTGGCCCTGCTGCTGGTCAACCGGCAGGGGACGGTGCTCTACATTCCCGTGCGTAGCGAATAG
- the nikR gene encoding nickel-responsive transcriptional regulator NikR translates to MKKLVRFGVSLDHHLLDGFDRHIERRKYTNRSEALRDLIRDQLVSQEWTGEADKESVATITFVYDHHVRDLSGKLTHIQHDFQGHILAGMHVHLDHNHCLEVLVVKGKGSQIRAVADALVSVKGVKHGKLTMTTTGKGLA, encoded by the coding sequence ATGAAAAAATTGGTGCGTTTCGGCGTGTCCCTCGATCATCACCTCTTGGACGGCTTCGATCGTCATATCGAACGGCGTAAATATACGAACCGATCGGAAGCCCTACGAGATCTGATCCGCGATCAACTCGTCAGCCAGGAATGGACAGGCGAAGCGGACAAGGAATCGGTAGCGACCATCACGTTCGTGTACGACCATCACGTCCGCGATCTCAGTGGAAAGCTCACGCACATTCAGCATGATTTTCAGGGCCACATCCTGGCGGGCATGCACGTGCACCTGGACCATAACCACTGTCTGGAGGTGCTGGTGGTCAAGGGAAAAGGCTCGCAGATCCGAGCGGTTGCCGATGCCTTGGTGAGCGTGAAGGGCGTGAAGCACGGCAAGTTGACCATGACGACAACCGGGAAGGGCTTGGCGTGA
- a CDS encoding DoxX family protein — protein MRRFKFILKWIFGVLFVLAGLNHFRVTDFYLRMMPPYLPWHLASVYVSGIAEIALGALLLVPRLQRLAAWGLIALLVAVFPANVHMAVHPELFPEFDAALLWWRLPVQALLIGWACWYTGGSVKHGNITAQTPVLKPIPRRQN, from the coding sequence ATGCGACGATTCAAGTTCATCTTAAAATGGATCTTCGGTGTGTTGTTCGTGCTGGCCGGGTTGAACCATTTTCGTGTGACGGACTTTTACCTGCGCATGATGCCGCCGTATCTTCCCTGGCACCTTGCGTCGGTGTACGTCAGTGGCATTGCCGAAATCGCCCTGGGAGCATTGCTCCTCGTTCCCCGGCTGCAGCGGCTGGCCGCATGGGGGTTGATCGCATTGCTCGTTGCCGTGTTTCCCGCCAACGTTCACATGGCGGTGCATCCTGAGCTGTTTCCTGAATTCGACGCAGCGTTGTTATGGTGGCGGCTTCCTGTGCAAGCCCTGCTTATCGGCTGGGCCTGTTGGTATACCGGCGGCTCCGTGAAACACGGTAATATTACCGCTCAGACGCCGGTGTTAAAGCCAATCCCTCGACGACAAAATTGA
- a CDS encoding DNA-3-methyladenine glycosylase — MCNILPRAYFNRPTLTVARSLVGKYLVRENGTGQLAGRIIEVEAYVGPSDKACHASKGRTARTDVLFGSPGVSYVYLIYGMYHCLNVVTDREEFPAAVLIRAIQLDGLLIDGPGRVCRALGIDRTLNRLDMTIGKQLWFEEREKRTGRTPIGAFPRIGVDYAGSWAKKPWRFRLLSGEPALSGRRALRS; from the coding sequence ATGTGTAACATCTTGCCCCGAGCCTACTTCAATCGTCCCACGCTGACGGTCGCGCGGTCGCTCGTGGGCAAGTACCTGGTTCGTGAAAACGGAACGGGACAGCTGGCAGGGCGAATCATCGAAGTCGAGGCGTATGTGGGGCCTTCTGACAAGGCTTGCCATGCCTCGAAAGGCCGAACGGCCAGGACCGACGTGCTGTTCGGTTCGCCGGGGGTCTCCTATGTGTATCTCATTTATGGCATGTATCACTGCCTGAACGTCGTGACGGATCGGGAAGAGTTTCCCGCCGCTGTCCTGATTCGGGCGATTCAACTGGACGGTCTCTTGATCGATGGGCCCGGTCGAGTGTGCCGTGCGCTCGGCATCGACCGGACGCTGAATCGGCTCGACATGACGATCGGCAAGCAGCTCTGGTTCGAGGAACGGGAAAAGAGAACGGGCAGGACGCCCATCGGTGCGTTTCCACGCATCGGCGTGGATTATGCGGGGAGTTGGGCCAAGAAACCGTGGCGATTCCGGTTGCTCTCCGGAGAACCGGCCTTGTCCGGCCGCCGCGCGCTTCGTTCCTGA
- a CDS encoding alpha/beta fold hydrolase translates to MLKIGPVHRFFVAGCLLISLLAHDGCANHTPESSATASPRSAVILIPGYYGTKLSRTTDGKLMWLSVGQALGNGVPLTLPLDDLGLDGPLVRPDEILREIPIVPWLYHIDGYGALLKTFQEAGLTVVSMDYDWRDDLMRAVRHLDETVVNLKRRGIDRIALVAHSMGGLIASYYLRYGAQEIQTATETWKGANEVRTVVLAGVPFDGSMATFRNMIYGRPIGLNDTLLNFEAVSSFPASYYVLPRADSDRLLTPNGTERQGLIGDASNWARYQWGLLRDKDGLAPDVGNKRLAYTVRWLEIAGRFHDLVNRPSTHDRAAGCSLMSIVGIGTSTLAKGRLNDHATGRSSVRFDDGVSSRQAGVQENSVFEDGDGTVTRRASVPPDAYAKRLALNGRTYEATHIDLMNRKDIRRDILNFVVEGLALTPASER, encoded by the coding sequence ATGTTAAAGATTGGTCCCGTCCATCGCTTCTTTGTGGCTGGGTGTCTTCTCATCAGCCTCCTTGCGCACGATGGTTGCGCGAACCACACCCCTGAAAGTTCTGCGACCGCGTCACCCCGGTCCGCCGTCATCCTCATACCTGGTTACTATGGGACGAAACTCTCTCGAACGACCGATGGGAAGCTCATGTGGCTTTCCGTGGGTCAAGCATTGGGCAACGGGGTGCCGCTGACCCTTCCGCTCGACGATCTTGGGCTGGACGGGCCCCTCGTTCGACCCGACGAAATCCTGCGTGAGATTCCCATAGTACCCTGGCTCTATCACATTGACGGTTATGGGGCACTGCTGAAGACGTTCCAGGAGGCAGGATTGACCGTCGTCTCGATGGATTATGACTGGCGGGACGACCTGATGCGGGCGGTCCGGCATCTTGATGAAACCGTCGTCAATCTCAAGCGTCGCGGGATTGATCGGATTGCCCTCGTTGCCCACAGCATGGGAGGGCTTATCGCCTCGTATTATCTCCGATATGGTGCACAGGAGATCCAGACCGCGACTGAGACTTGGAAGGGAGCGAACGAGGTGCGGACAGTGGTCTTGGCCGGGGTTCCATTCGACGGCTCGATGGCAACGTTCCGAAATATGATTTACGGCCGGCCGATCGGATTGAACGATACTCTGCTCAACTTTGAAGCCGTCTCTTCGTTCCCCGCCAGCTATTACGTGTTGCCCCGGGCGGATTCGGACCGTTTGCTCACGCCAAACGGGACCGAACGGCAGGGCCTGATCGGCGATGCCTCGAACTGGGCCCGCTATCAGTGGGGGCTCCTCCGTGACAAAGACGGTCTCGCGCCAGACGTCGGCAACAAGCGGCTTGCGTATACCGTCAGGTGGTTGGAGATCGCCGGTCGCTTCCACGATCTCGTGAATCGTCCGTCGACTCACGATCGTGCCGCCGGCTGCTCTCTGATGTCGATCGTCGGTATTGGCACGTCAACGTTGGCGAAAGGACGACTGAACGATCACGCCACGGGACGCTCCTCCGTTCGTTTCGATGATGGGGTGAGTTCACGGCAGGCCGGCGTCCAGGAGAATAGCGTCTTCGAAGACGGAGATGGAACGGTTACACGCCGGGCGAGCGTCCCGCCGGATGCCTATGCCAAACGACTGGCCCTCAATGGGCGTACTTATGAAGCGACGCACATTGACCTGATGAACCGCAAAGACATCAGGCGCGACATTCTCAATTTTGTCGTCGAGGGATTGGCTTTAACACCGGCGTCTGAGCGGTAA
- a CDS encoding ATP-binding protein, translated as MPSAVTQSKAQPETHLQRTLTSVLNELPVDSALAAIFHQEQGPLVGHVARGFTTRDVHAILRTLSAPAVTDGASAHDQDGGRTMRVRMVTPGAKSLLSVPLKYRNRTYGFLVIGRKEGASFAKKEKGLMDQAGDDITKALDREGLFNINVVLSRALVSNEPTAPVQSAADMFVAPVSQVTPELQEKILSVLTDAHQTVPFDRAWVCHYDPIAGNVEVLGLAGDVRGDQKDGKRDLKPGHRLTLDSSAAGWAIRHRKPRVDHDLASTQGRFLDHKQLFKDRFQSSLVLPFFVRGQVGGTLTLASREAGRYQPTDARTLEPDILKLAELLQAPAPQPSPTKSDTGTEDAEGVPSPQGAVPLEPVIRKQERQAAIGEFSAFLATEIREPLGSIRAQLEEVTGEGILDFDPQTRVENAMRDLIRVEAILNEILDFAKPLDLNRRLVRIPEVIESALTVVATDLEVTRIHVTKEYAPVLAPVRGDEAKLQQVFLSIFKNACEAMTPGGHLTIHVSQHRAGRGIEDQILIKNDGAPIPSEIVDKVFEPFFTTKRAGTGLGLATVKKIVEEHGGSIAIGSAPGEGTTVTIRLPGVSRGPAFRHRGGRGRRPPRRGS; from the coding sequence ATGCCATCAGCTGTGACTCAGAGCAAAGCCCAGCCCGAAACGCATCTGCAACGGACGCTGACGTCGGTCTTGAACGAGCTGCCGGTTGACTCCGCCCTGGCCGCCATCTTTCACCAGGAACAGGGACCGCTCGTCGGTCACGTCGCGCGCGGATTCACGACACGGGACGTTCACGCGATTCTCCGGACGCTGTCGGCTCCGGCGGTCACCGACGGGGCATCTGCACACGACCAGGACGGCGGCCGCACGATGCGGGTCCGCATGGTCACACCGGGTGCAAAATCGCTCCTGAGCGTGCCGCTCAAATACCGCAATCGCACCTACGGCTTCCTCGTGATCGGGAGAAAAGAAGGGGCATCCTTCGCGAAAAAAGAAAAAGGCCTGATGGATCAGGCCGGCGACGACATCACCAAGGCGCTGGATCGCGAGGGGTTATTCAACATCAACGTCGTCCTCAGTCGCGCGTTGGTCTCGAACGAACCGACCGCCCCGGTCCAATCGGCCGCCGATATGTTTGTCGCTCCCGTTTCGCAGGTGACGCCGGAACTGCAGGAAAAAATTCTATCGGTCCTGACCGATGCCCACCAGACCGTGCCCTTTGATCGCGCCTGGGTCTGTCACTACGACCCCATCGCGGGCAACGTCGAAGTCCTGGGTCTGGCGGGCGACGTGCGCGGTGACCAGAAAGACGGTAAGAGGGATCTCAAGCCCGGCCACCGGTTGACCCTCGACAGTTCGGCCGCCGGATGGGCGATCCGCCATCGCAAACCCCGCGTGGATCATGATCTGGCTTCCACCCAGGGCCGCTTCTTGGACCACAAGCAGCTGTTCAAGGACCGTTTCCAGTCTTCGCTGGTCCTTCCCTTCTTCGTTCGCGGACAGGTCGGAGGAACCCTGACATTGGCGTCGCGGGAAGCCGGGCGGTACCAGCCGACGGACGCACGCACCCTCGAACCTGATATTCTCAAGCTGGCGGAGTTGCTTCAAGCTCCGGCCCCACAGCCCAGTCCGACCAAAAGCGACACGGGGACCGAGGATGCGGAAGGCGTGCCCTCTCCTCAAGGCGCCGTGCCGTTGGAACCGGTCATCCGCAAGCAGGAGCGTCAGGCTGCGATCGGAGAATTTAGCGCGTTTCTCGCTACCGAGATCCGGGAACCCCTCGGATCCATCCGCGCGCAGTTGGAAGAGGTCACCGGTGAAGGCATTCTGGATTTCGACCCGCAAACCCGGGTGGAAAACGCCATGCGCGACTTGATTCGCGTCGAAGCCATTCTCAACGAGATTCTGGACTTCGCCAAGCCGCTCGATCTTAACCGCCGGCTGGTCCGCATACCCGAAGTCATCGAAAGCGCGCTGACCGTCGTCGCGACCGACTTGGAGGTCACGCGCATCCACGTCACCAAGGAATACGCGCCGGTCCTGGCGCCCGTCCGGGGCGATGAAGCCAAGCTCCAGCAGGTGTTCCTGAGCATTTTCAAGAACGCCTGCGAGGCCATGACGCCCGGCGGACATCTCACGATCCACGTCAGCCAGCATCGGGCCGGCCGTGGGATCGAGGATCAAATTCTGATCAAGAACGACGGAGCGCCGATTCCTTCGGAGATCGTCGACAAGGTCTTCGAACCGTTCTTTACGACGAAGCGGGCCGGTACGGGTCTCGGCCTTGCGACCGTGAAAAAGATCGTCGAGGAACACGGAGGGTCGATCGCCATCGGTAGTGCGCCCGGAGAGGGCACCACCGTCACGATTCGTCTGCCGGGAGTCAGCCGAGGACCGGCATTTCGCCACCGCGGCGGCCGGGGACGGCGACCGCCCCGGCGTGGCAGCTGA
- a CDS encoding TonB-dependent receptor encodes MSARLLPIRSTVAAVLVSLCLQPLTVLAHDPDAEVLEVPEVDVVTDRPVAASSQQFIPDKEYLLQPQGRPAQVLRLIPGFIAVEHSGGAGKADQYFVRGFDADHGTDVAFFTDGMPINFRSHAHGQGYADLNFIIPETIEGVDAAKGAYLPEVGDFNTAAAVNFRTREVVKEGIVQAAGGQFDTQRYVLMFSPTKDKVRTLLAGEAYYTNGPFLNDNRYFRANVLGKLTTNFSSRDEFSLTGSYQHAKWNASGEIPQRAVDDGTLDRFGAIDPSEGGNTTRATVRMNYHYDTVSDGQFFANAYGQYYKFDLYTNFTFFLNDPVNGDGIQQSDRRGIYGGDIGYKQRAEPFGMPAIGMIGLQVRVDDIHARLGTQTTRVPTGVTTDSNILEASYEPYVKAELQPASWMRLSGGLRAPLFTFDVNNQCSTCVEQPAGRKTSSMVLPKANLVLGPWFKTEFFANYGQGYHSNDARSAVAIDSVPLARAQTYEVGLRAQPWGPDGVMLTASLWAIDLQSELVFVGDEGTTENRGPTRRRGVEVAARGQIWGPLYFNGHLAYTKSEFTNGDAIPLAPELTAYGALLLQWPEGLRSQLQATYMGVRPLIEDRSVKAPSWVDFDLSERYLLPVKLPHGRLEAFLFIQNLLDTKWEQATFYFESRLRNEAAGVNDIHFVPGNPRFFMGGLAWYF; translated from the coding sequence ATGTCGGCAAGGCTGCTGCCAATCCGTTCCACCGTTGCCGCGGTTCTGGTCTCGCTCTGCCTGCAGCCCCTCACAGTCCTTGCGCATGATCCCGACGCCGAGGTGCTGGAGGTTCCGGAGGTGGACGTCGTCACCGATCGCCCGGTCGCCGCGTCGTCCCAGCAGTTTATCCCGGATAAGGAATATCTCCTTCAGCCCCAGGGTCGGCCGGCTCAGGTCCTCCGGCTCATTCCGGGCTTCATCGCGGTGGAACATTCGGGCGGTGCGGGCAAGGCCGATCAATATTTCGTGCGCGGATTCGACGCCGATCACGGCACCGACGTGGCGTTTTTTACCGACGGGATGCCCATCAATTTTCGCTCCCACGCCCACGGCCAGGGATATGCCGATCTGAACTTCATCATTCCGGAGACGATCGAGGGCGTGGATGCCGCCAAGGGCGCGTACCTTCCGGAGGTCGGAGACTTCAATACGGCAGCCGCGGTCAACTTTCGAACGCGCGAGGTCGTCAAAGAAGGCATTGTCCAAGCCGCAGGCGGACAATTTGATACGCAACGATATGTCCTGATGTTCTCTCCGACAAAGGACAAGGTCCGTACCCTCCTGGCAGGAGAGGCCTATTACACGAACGGGCCGTTTCTCAACGACAATAGATACTTTCGGGCCAATGTGCTTGGGAAACTGACAACGAATTTTTCCAGCCGTGACGAATTTTCACTGACCGGCAGCTATCAACACGCGAAATGGAATGCCTCCGGGGAAATACCCCAGAGAGCCGTCGACGACGGAACACTCGACCGCTTTGGTGCCATCGATCCTTCCGAAGGGGGGAATACCACGAGGGCCACCGTCCGCATGAATTATCACTATGACACGGTGTCCGACGGGCAATTTTTCGCCAATGCCTATGGTCAATACTACAAGTTCGATCTCTATACAAACTTCACCTTTTTTTTGAATGACCCGGTCAACGGCGACGGCATTCAGCAATCGGACCGACGAGGCATTTACGGAGGCGACATCGGATACAAGCAACGGGCCGAACCGTTCGGGATGCCCGCTATCGGGATGATCGGATTGCAGGTCCGAGTCGACGATATCCACGCGCGGCTCGGAACCCAAACGACGCGTGTACCAACGGGGGTGACGACCGATAGCAACATTCTTGAGGCCTCCTATGAGCCGTATGTCAAAGCCGAGCTACAACCGGCTTCCTGGATGAGATTGTCGGGCGGGCTTCGTGCGCCCCTCTTTACGTTTGATGTGAATAATCAATGCAGTACGTGTGTGGAGCAGCCTGCCGGACGGAAGACCTCCAGCATGGTTCTGCCGAAGGCCAATCTTGTCTTGGGGCCCTGGTTCAAAACGGAGTTCTTTGCGAACTATGGCCAAGGCTACCACAGCAACGACGCGAGGTCGGCCGTGGCGATCGATTCGGTTCCATTGGCTCGCGCGCAGACGTACGAGGTCGGTCTGCGCGCCCAACCGTGGGGACCGGATGGCGTGATGCTCACCGCTTCCCTCTGGGCGATCGATCTTCAATCGGAATTGGTATTCGTCGGTGACGAAGGCACGACGGAAAACAGAGGTCCCACGCGCCGCCGAGGCGTTGAAGTGGCCGCGCGGGGGCAGATTTGGGGACCGCTCTATTTCAACGGCCATCTCGCCTACACGAAGTCGGAATTTACGAATGGTGATGCCATTCCGCTGGCGCCCGAACTCACCGCCTACGGAGCCTTGCTGCTACAGTGGCCGGAAGGTTTGCGATCGCAGTTGCAGGCGACGTACATGGGCGTTCGGCCGTTGATTGAAGACCGGAGCGTCAAGGCACCCTCCTGGGTCGACTTCGATCTCTCCGAACGATATCTCTTGCCGGTCAAACTGCCCCACGGAAGGCTCGAGGCCTTTCTGTTCATCCAAAACTTGCTCGATACGAAATGGGAGCAGGCCACGTTCTACTTTGAGTCGCGGTTGCGTAACGAAGCAGCCGGAGTCAACGACATCCATTTCGTTCCGGGTAATCCGCGGTTCTTCATGGGCGGTCTGGCCTGGTATTTCTAG